gaaatatttgtacaattatgaatgtctttactgccacttttgataAAGTTAATGcatcactgaaaaataaatggtttgttaaaaaaaaaaaaaaaaaaaaaaaaaaaaaaaaaaaaaaactgacctaAAACTTTTACCAGTATAGTCAGATAATCGTTATCTTAGATTGTTTCTTATTACTTAAACaccaaaaactttaatttactTAAACAGGATATATTCCCTGATGAAATGATTACATAATAGAAGTCTCAAACATTTGGGACACACTGTATAACTCAAATTTGACAACGTCTACATTTTTTCACAAATGAAATCATGTCTTTAAGACGCGGGTTGAATTAATTTTGTATGACTGCATGATGTTGAAGATGCATTTAGAGGACATGTTTTAGAGCACAGCCCTGCGAGCGCTTTAGAAACCCTTGCTTTTCCAAACAACAAACCAATTTGCAATCTCCAGCCAGCTGTTTCCACCATGACAAATTTTCTTCGCTTCCTGAAAAATTGTGTTACCTCCTAGCTTGTTTTTGAGTAGCTGCAAAGCTGATTACAGACACAGGGCCTGATTCAAGGCGTTTAAAGCCGTTCGATGCGAAATgcgctctgaaaaaaaaaaaaaaaaaccctggaaACCCGTCATCGCCACTTAACTCTTCATCCATAACATCTGAGACTCAATCAGCAGCCCGGGGAGAGGCCATGGTCCTGAGGATTGCTTGGAGCAAAGTATCCATCGTTTCAAACCTAACCAACTTTTTCAAACATTCTGCATGAAAAGTGTATCTGGGCTGATTTGAACAGCACTAGGTTTCATTTTTTGGTTATTGTATGTTTGGCCCACCCAGGATGTTTTGGACCAAGCATGCATCATAAATGACACTAACGCAATTAAGGCCACGCACTGATAAATCTTCACCTTAttaagtgtgtgtttaatgtgtctCACCGTCAGACAGTAGTAGTATATGAGAACCAGGCTGCCACACATGGAAATGTTTGCCACAAATGACAAAGGGGCCAAGTACTTGAGGTTGCGGATAAACACCAACACGATGATAAAGGGCAGGAAGAACAGCATGTAGAGGCGAGAGTCGTAGCTCGGGACGATCACTGCCGTCTCGTTGTTGTGACAGTTCACGGTCGTCCCGTTCGCGGTCTCAACCACCTACGATGTCGATggaaagaaaagacattttgattTGTAAGCTACAGTTATAAAAAAGGAGGAACATCTCGTTTTTGGTCGATGCAGATTGTTTAatccagtggttctcaaacatATTCCCAAAACATATTTCGCACGCTTCCGTCACAGGCCACACCCAGCTCGGGTCTTGCTGATTCTACCAATGAGCTGCTGAGGTTAATCGGGGGTGTTAAATGAGTGGAGACATACGAAACAGGACAGGTCTGGACAGGTCTGAGAACCACTGGTTTAATGAGCTGAACTGAAAAGCAATGCTGCCCTCTTGCGGTGAGCAAAGACGCCTGCTTATGGTGTTTCTGTTGAATTTACATCTCAGTTTAAAAGCTTTTACccccaaaaaaaccaaacaaacaatatattgtGTTATAAGTTTAAGTACACTGTGAATTCACACCAGTTGGCCTAGATTAATACTAttgctttcttattttttaataatgtgccaattaaaaaaaaccaaaaaaaacatgctttttttgaggacaaaactgaaaaaagtctCTTTATCTCTAACCTGTTTGACATTATCGCTGAGGAAGACGAAGTAAACGCAGCAGAAGCCCAGCTGGGTTATGTTGAGGAACAGATTCACCACACGCctgaaaaccaaaaaataaaacaccgaTATAAATCTATAGGTTCAGGTACCTTGTATTCACCGAGGATGACTCGAattgacttttaattaaataaatgcaaacttgGCGATCGTaagatactttaaaaaaagtgatcaCCCCCAAACCTTTGACTGGTAAACGAGAAACCCCATCAAGACATTAATTATTGCACAGAAACATTTGCTAAACAACTTGTGGTTTCCTTAAATATATAGCATTATCAAATGAACTTTTAACGATTCGTAGGGATCATATCCTACCACAGACTGTTataacatctgtgtgtgtgtgtgtgctatcaTGTGCAAGATGTGAACCAGAGATCAGGTGCCGAGACGGTCATGTGACAAAGGGTTAAAGATTATGGTGAGAACAGCACAAACGCAAGGCAACTTCAACATAGTGCTGAATTTAAAAACCGTCTCGTAagcagagaaacacagacatTGAGTTACCTTCCCCACAGAGAGTGTCTGCTCAGCCACGACACGTTCTCCATGCCGTACTCCACTGCATCTCCGTAGGAAAGAAAAGGCTTGCCCATTCTTAAATACAGATCAAGAAATGCGTGCGATTCAACAGTCAATGCATTACAGAAACGCAGGTATTTACCCAATTACTTCTGGCTAAGAAACGTTTCTGAAAACGCACATAAATGCAGTTGTTATTAGgtcatggatggatggatggatggatagaaaaaACACCACGACGGAACACAAAACAGATGTTAGGTATCATGTCATGAACACGAGGTGCAGGATTTCaacaaataattgaaatgaTATTCTTACTTTGCACTTAGATGATGAGAACATTTCACAAGGAGGTTCATGCAATGTACTGCAACGATTCCCATCGCCAGGAGACTTAAGGGCCCCACCTGCAGAAGAAGAGACGTTAAGAACTTTAAACAACATGGATTTCAAGCACAGCCGACCAGGAACAGTCTGAGATTGAATGCTTATGGCACTAAACTCAGTTGGTCGTGGCTCTTCTCGTTCCCGTGATAAAAGCTGAAAGTTCAGCATCtattctccagtcttcagtgtcacgcaaTCCTCCTGAAACCCTTCAATATGCAGCTCAAGAAACGTTTTTCATTACCAAAACCTTTGTGGATCCTCATTTTTAGCATTACTTTAGAAACAGGAAGtgtaaaagaacagcatttatttgaaacgcACGTTTTTCATAACATCACGAACGATGCTACCGACAGGTTACTGCGTTTCCAATTTGCGAGGAAGGGTTTTATAAGATAAGGAACTGTAACAATGGGGTGCAGCTTCATCTGTAACGGCACAAAGCAACTGACAAAAAGGTCAAAGCGTGATATTCAAGTCTGGCAGCGAAGCAGAAAGCATCCTTCAGGGACGTGTCCACACGTCTGGCATCTTTGATCCGTTGGAAACACTTGTCAGATTGTGTCTTGTAGCTCCTGCGTCCTCGGCTCATGCTGAGAGGTTTTAGAGGTCTTCGGAGACTAAAAACACGGCTCAGCAGCGCTATGACACGAGCAGGCCTTAATGGTGCGGCTGCGTCATACGCGCCGGGAGAAGTCAAAGAAAGAGGTCGGCCAGCAATTTGCTGCTTGCAAAGAAGACCACAAAAAACTTCAGCTGCTGGTGATTATTAAGTCGTTAAATGTAAACGTGTTATGGACGTGATTGAAGCCTTAAATAGAGCAGACTGTTGAGAAAAGCTACTCCGTTACTCTTCCATTTGATCAAAACCATGATTTTATTTGgtgcataacaaaaaaaaaaaaaaaaaagaattctgttcaaaggtttggggtcagtaaaaaaaaaaaaaaaaaaaaagtcattttttaagaAGTGAATACATTATCAAGCAAGAAGAACACACTGATTTGataaattacaatttagaatgtcacaaaatatttctatttcaaatcaatgctgttcttttgaactcgAAAAAGAAGGTCTATCCATCGAAGaccctagaaaaaaaaagtagcatggttttcacaaaaatataaagcaacatgactgatttttataaatgtttcatgagcagtaaatcagcatattagaatttgatttttaattagatttctgaaggaacatTAAAGACTGGAGTATAGATGgcgaaaattcagctttctactcaagagttaaaaaaataaataaaataaaataaatatatatatatatatatatatatatatatatatatatatatatatatatatatatatatatatatatatatatatatatatatatatttttttttttttgtatttttgatcaaataaatgcagccttggagagCACTATTTATGTTTATCTTAGgaactgaatatttaaatatgaactgatttaaaatgtaaaataaatgttattattaattaattaattacatatttttatttacttaatgttGACTTGCGCTCGGCACGTGTTGATTCTACACACCCACTGTGGGTTCTTcactttttattcatgaatGCTGTGAGAGTTTCACGTCTCAGGTATCACACATGAACAAACGCTGCATTGAGAAAGATGTGCTAGGTGTGGAAGgtcttaaaaatcttaaaacttaAGAGAAACGTGAGAAAGGCTGACATGATGTTGGCGCAAGTAGATCTTGTTCAGATAATTACACACAGCTGCCACACGGACAATGAGATAGAGCTCAGAGAGAAGTGTGCGTGCAACGGTGAACATGTCACTGCCATGACTCATGATTTTATAAAAAGGCAACCAGAAGACAAGGTCAGAACAGTTAAAGTGAAGTTCTCCGTCCTACCAGGAGTCCTGCATTCTTGACGGCCAGAGGCAAGCCCAGGAGCCCCGTACCAATGTTTCCTTTAAGCAGATGAATTAGAGTCTGAAAAAACCTAGACAGAATACAAATGAACACATAATTAAAACAAGGTCCGAGAACAGCAAGGTTTTAACAGGTGAAGATCAGAGTGCTCACGAGGATCCTGTCCTTCCTCCGATTCGCTCGTATTCGGTCTGTCGCCGGGAACCGGGTGAATGGATGGGCTCATCTTCAGCGGGGCTCTCATCTCTTCTAGAGAGGTCCGGGCCTTAAACCAACACATAAATATAGCTTTAACGTGATCTTAAACGCATGTTACCCTACGTTTGGGGTGTGTAAGACTTCTTAATGTAAGTTCTTCTTAAGGTATGTTAGTACTATTGATATGTTTTAAGATgcacaagattttttttccccctaaggCACATTTATAAAAGATAATTCAATGTCTTAACTGAACTGACTTAAACCTGGCTTAACTTAAACTCTGTCTGTGCAACCAGACCCATATTTTTCCAGttttagtaagaaaaaaaaacaccttatatataattatacatatatacacatatatatatatatatatatatatatatatatatatatatatatatatatatataattataatatatatatatataatatatatatatatatatatatatatatatatatatatatatatatatatatatatatatatatatatataaaatgtatacatacaaatacacacatatagtaacaataaaaataataataaaataaagatcacaATCAATGTCACATAATGCAAAGGAAATTGTTTTACCATCCTGATAGTTGATATCAGAGGCCATGCTTGCTCTGGTGGGGTGTAATTTGCCACTGATAGCTTCACTGATCAAAAGCTTCCCTGTGGAGATGCTGCATCTACAGGCTCTGTGATCGCAGACAAATGAACAGAGTTAATAGCCCTCCCAGAACACACCAATGACGCACAATGTGCCCTTTCTGTGTCATTATATTCTCCATCGTCTCTTggggctaaaaaaaaaaaaaaacaatacaaagatTTCAAATACGCCGAACGATAGCATGCAATCAACATTAGTTATATCCAACGCTTTAACACGGCTCtgagaatgttttattaatacgGATGTTTTGCAATTTATAAAAGCTGTATAGCACGTTTGGTGAAGACAGGGTGGTCACACAAGGGTGAAATGCACACAGTCACAGCTATTCGAGATCATGCCAAACCACACGTATGGGGAAACTCATGAGGCAATTCAGCACAATCATTCAAACAAACGGATTCAGCTTTAACAAACATGCAATCTAATTGCAACCTAAAGCTGTGAACGTCTCAAGTTCATAAATAAAGACTAATTCTTCATCGAGGTTATGAGCCCATATGATAATGCAAAGCATCTGTATGCAGCCCAGTCAAATCTACAATCAATGTTTGACTTTGGAGCGGCCCAGGCTTTGCCTCGAAAGCATTTACTAACGACTGCTTAAAGTATGCAAAAGCCTAATCGATACAAAAACTGATCAATGGGAAAATGAGTCTTTCATGACCACGCAGTTTGCTTCTCATCGACGTTCATTTAACAGACAGGCCGCACGGAAGACTTAATCAACGAAGTAAAACTACATTCAAacagatgtttacattttcttagCTGTAGCTATTTGAACATCTTATAAGATTTCAGAAACACTGGCAAGCTGCAAAGTTGTGCAATAAGAATCATCTTAACAGTGAATTGCATTTCACGAGATATTTGTAAACgttagttaaaaaaacatttttaatacgtTCGTTAGCTCCTTCAATTAGTGCATGAACCAATTTAACGGTATTTGATTTTAGAAACATATTAGCAAATATTGCAattgattatataaataaagggtTTATACGCATTAtgagttcatttttaattcatataaacTAGTAATGCTAACTAACGTCAACAAACGAAAAGCTAATACCGCGAGCAAAACTAAATACACGATGTACAGCAAAGCCACGATTACTGTACACTGTATTTTACAAGGTCTTGACACGCTTTTATTTACTCTATCGTTCACGACAagagtaaacacacacaaattcgTAAACAGGCAGTGATATACGCTTTAGCCTCCGGCAATCGACGCTGTCACGACGGCTGTGCCGTATGCTAATGTCGTGCTACACGAAGCGACAGGTTTGTACTTACCGTGAGCACAGTTAAACGATGTACCGTAAACGATCTATTACATTAACATCGCGAAGTCCATATGTGAAGCCGGGTATGCTATGACAGCGCTGAAGCGCACTGATAAGCGGACATGCTATGATTTAAAACCGCTCTCCTTCGAGACCGTGTTTGTTCGGTCACATGACCGTCAGCTTGTCAGTCAGCTGATTTCACTTCTGCCCGGCAAACCTGACTAAacgttgcttttattttatttgtatttttacacgAAAGGGCTTCGCTTTTAAGTTGTATTCACGTGCCAGATTTGATACGaacaaaaaaacgaacaaaaaaaaattgtgttgaaACAGTGGCGCGAGATTGCAGTCGATACTTCAAACCACGCGCAttcttttgctttattttactgttttcgTTATACTTCATCATATTTCaacgtatttttattttgcgcCAAAAGGGGGCGCTTCGAGATGAGGATCGTCTAAAAATTACGCGTTTGTACATTTCTCCGGAAATAACTAATTGACTCTTAAATTTGTATTACTAATTGATGCACATTAAACGTGACAGCTAGTATAGCACAGTCTCTCGAAACATTCGAGCGAGTATATGTAATTATGTTCAGTCATAGCTCACGCTTTGTAAGAAAGTAGTATTAGTTTAGCGATGATCCCTAAACTAAACAGCGCGTCATCCGACTGTACGGCAACAGTCCAGCAAAAGCGAGTCTTTAGACTTGAGCTTGCAGCGACAATCTGATCGATCATGACGgtaatttgacatttatttaaaattttattaatacacatcCGTTTATATGTTGCTTCCCGACTTGTCGACAtgcaaaatcacttttttatttagcataacTCCACAGACACTTAGCTTTGTAGCTAGCCGGCGATTGATTCCCTTAAAGAGCTGAagcaaagatgttttttttttcctcatgacAGACTCACGAGTTTTTTGTTGACATGACATGTGAGGGATGCTCCGGAGCGGTCACTCGGGTGCTTAAAaaactgggtatgattttaaatatttcactacTGTAAGATCTGCCCAAACAAAGTCAAACAGGCTGTAGGTTACATTGGTGAAATTGTAACtgctttggtaaaaaaaataatcaaaatgccACTTCGTTTCTTTCTTGTTTCAGTAGGGCTGCTTTGTCATGCGCGAACGCGGTTCATAGTTCAGTTGTGTTTCTCCACAGATGTCAAGTTTGACATTGATCTGCCCAACAAAAAGGTCTTCATTGAGTCAGACAAAGACACGGATGTCCTTCTGGAAACACTGAAAAAGACCGGCAAAGCTGTGACCTACATCGGcccaaaatgaaataatacacatttaaaaactctAAGGTGAGAAGCCCGAGTCGATGCTTTTGTTAAGCACTGTTTATTGTGTGGCCGGAGGCTTATGAACCTAATAAgaaacattaactgaaacaTTGTGTTAAAATGAGGTTGGAGGTTCTTTGTGATCGCAGAGTTTTCAGTCTTGTGATCATTCGAGACTTACTTGAAGTCCAGAGTTGTCGTTTTTTCACGTCACAGTTTTTTGTTATCAGTTTTCCTGTTTATTGACACATTTTTGTAcatcttaatatatttatttttatgagtacacttttctttctctttcggGGAGTGAAGCTCTAGCCTTTTGAagtttttcttgtcatttttgttcTGATCCAGCAGATGTTTGGCATAAATATTGCATCTGAGATTACCTTGACTTGTGTTCAGCTCTACTTTGGTTCActgaaacatgttttaataGGTCAGAATCATGTTGCTTTGAAGACTATGAAGTGGGACTCCCTCAGTGGACCGTGCGTCGCTCATCAGATGAATTATTACATACCTTAGGGACCACTGAAGGAAATCTGTTCAGCAGAGCATCATGAAGAGCGGCTACCAGGCTGATCTAtatgttctatatatatatatatatatatatatatatatatgaaatctaACCGTTTACAATGTGGTTGTCTTCTTGCCATGCATACTTGTAATTGTAAAAGTCtagatgttaaaataaagattcCTCTTTtcactgagagagaaagaaagtctGAGTGTTTGTCTATAACCAGTGTCTCTAACCACTGTataatcaatctatctatctatatatatatatatatatatatatatatttttttttttttttttcaacttgaGTTTGTTCTCCCTAATTCTGTAGTTACAGCACAAAATCACTTTACCCAAATATCAttggatttatatttttatcaccCTCAGTTGCACAGTAGGGGGCAATGTTACCCTGTCagtaaaacaaaaccatttcaCTATGCAGCATTCTTCCAATCTGATATCTGCATGATGTTTCAGGCCTGTGAGGCTTGTTGGAGAGATACATGTATATAAAGGTAATGTATGCATATCATTACTGCTTTACATTGCAATGAACATTTTAAGTGtacttaatacatttaaatgtaggaGGGATATgtaaacactaaattaaaattttcaaacaaagtttatattgtatttttgcataatgcataattaattatcCCCAAATTCGCATATCCTGCAGAGAAGAGCCATACGAGCTGTTTCATAAAATGCCGTTAAGCAGAGTCAAGCTGCTGCCTAATAACAGAGTGAGACAATGAGCAGCTCAAGGGACAAAGTTTCATTAAAGTACAAATGACTGTGCAAACTGCTGTGCGTGTTGTACTTCAGAAATGGTTGTTTTCTGGATAGCGATATGTCcaaagcatatttttttgtgGCAGCTCCAAATGCAGATCctcaaaataaaagtgagtGCATCGTTGTCATTGATGCAGAGCAGGTTCTCACCTGAACAGAATCTGAAAGAGTGAATCAGCAGCTTGCTTTCTATTGTTCAAGCCAGTATAATTGCTAAGGGAGTAGCCTATAAAAGCTCAAGACATGCTGACAGGCAATGAACCAGGGATAAACAACTGTCACGAGGGACACTTTGAGCTCTTAGATAAAATTTATCCATAgcactgtatgtatatatatatatatatatatatatatatatatatatatatatatatatatatatatatacacatatacatacacacacttatttaCTGATGAAACAATGCCATTTAGCTCCAAGAATAAATTTCAGTTACAGTTGCAGTTACGTATCAGTCAAAAACTAACCAAAAGACGAGTGAAATTgtcttctgccatttttttCAAAGCTTGCCTGGTTTTAAGTGATGGAAAGTGAGATGGAAGCCCACTCGTGCTGCTGTGATGTCAACACAATCGACCTTTTGTTGTCTGGAAGGGCTGgtgaaaagagaaaatgtaagGAATGCTCAGGATCCGGGCTGTGTGTAGTGACTGGAGACAACAACACAGCTGTAACAAGGGTCGGAAAGACCTCTAGACGCTGGATATGTCAGTGAATGGCAAAGAAATCCCTTGTATACGACGAGGATATACGTATGCGTCGCCGGCCTCCTTTTCTAACAAAGCTAGTGCtcacatttctttctctttgcatGACAAATGAAGTATCGCCACACAAATCTGCAGTTCAGGGTAAATCCTCGATTGCTATCAGGAACTTTGTCTCAAACCCATTTGTTTCCTTGAATTAATGAATCACTGTAAGAGACTGGCTGTTTTCATGCTCCAGATCACAAATACAAGCCATTAGCGAGTTATTACTATGATTGTTTCTGGGCATTTGTTTCTAagttaatatgaaataaaagcttGTTTCTTTAAAGTCTTTAACATGATGTAAAATTCTAACGGACAAAAGTCCTGTGccatattttcacatttgaaatcattaatttattgttactgTAAACAGGTGCAGCCATTTGTATAACTTAAAAAATGTGAGGCTTTAAGCTGTTTATCCACAAACAATCGAGTCAGAGGCAAAGGGGCAAGGAACCAAATCTCCATCCGTGACAGAATGGATgtcaaaaaaaaccttgggaggaACCAGGCAAGTTTTCCTCTGGCTAGACAAAACCAGCaattaatttccagttcaattgcAAACACGGCTATGTCAGTGTAAAGgacttattttgtgtgtgtgtgtgtgtgtgtgtgtgtctgactccTGTGAACCTTCTctggggctcatctaggtgttctggtctacGATGACGGTCAGGGCTGTAAACATCATGTTTTGGTACtcatccaccatctgatctggatacggactgagaaacagaataagaaagaaacagactaatattagcatatgCTGTAACAAGTATATTGTGTGTTACGGGGAGTGTTTCAGGTTATTGCTGATCTAAATAAAGCAGCCTAACAGTGTATTAGTGTATTATGTgtaagccaggttaaagagacgtgtctttaatctagacggagtgtgtctgcctcccgaacagagttagggagattgttctagagtttaggtgctaaataggaaaacgATCTGCTGCCCACAGTCGTTTTGATATCACCTACcatttgatattctaggtattatcaaatggccagtgTTTTAAAAACCCGGCAGACGTGGTGGACTATAACATGATAAGAGtttgctcaagtattgaggagctaaaccattcagctctttataagtaattaacaagattttaaaatctatccgatgtttgatagggagccaatgcagtgttgacagaaccgggctaatatgatcatacttcctagttctagtaaggactctagctgctgcgtttcgGACTAGCTGAGGTTTGTtgatcaagcgtgcagaacaaccacccaataaagcattgcaataatctaacctcaacGTCATTAATGCATGAATGAACATTTCTGCACTTGACATTGATAGCATAGGTCccaatttaaatatgtttttgagatggaaaattAACAAAGTAGCcctcaagtgttagacagtgttttAGGTTATTAAATGTGGGGATTTGGGTCCGATAATTAACAcctctgggttttttttttcagaatttagcagtaacaaattacttttcatccagtttttttatatcgactatgcattctgttagtttctcaatttgtcGTGTATCACCGGGCTGagaagaaatatagagctgtATTTTatcagcataacagtgaaagctaacaccatgtctcctgataataacTCTCAAGGGTAACATGTAAAGCATGAAAAGTAATGGCCCCAGTACTGGGCCTTGAGGTACTCCGTATTTTACTtgtgatcgatatgatacctccccAGTTTACTGCTACGAACTGATGGCGATTCGTACGATTTGAACCAATGCTACAgcacttccactaatgccaacaaagttttctagtctattcaagagaatgttgtgttCGACAGTCTTGAACGCATCGCTAAGATCCAATAGCACCAATAAAGAGATACAACCATGATCAGATGAAAGAAGCACTGTTGAGCTGCTAcggaaaaaaatgacagaagttCTCAGACAGCCTTAAATGATAGaaagatgtaaaataaagtCAGCTGTATTTACCCTAGGCATTTCTGTTTGCCATCATCATGTTCTGCAGATAGAAATCACCAGACACAATTTGTCTGGAATATATCAGGTCTGCTCCATATTGTAATATGAGGGCTTCATGCTCAATGCATGGGAAGAAATATGCATCCTATTCATATTTTAAGGAAGAAAGGGAGTGACTATACATGCAGAAACTACATTTTTGACTTCagtcaagacaaaaaaaaagccaagcactataaaaatattCCTTT
The genomic region above belongs to Puntigrus tetrazona isolate hp1 chromosome 14, ASM1883169v1, whole genome shotgun sequence and contains:
- the slc36a1 gene encoding proton-coupled amino acid transporter 1 isoform X3, yielding MASDINYQDGPDLSRRDESPAEDEPIHSPGSRRQTEYERIGGRTGSSFFQTLIHLLKGNIGTGLLGLPLAVKNAGLLVGPLSLLAMGIVAVHCMNLLVKCSHHLSAKMGKPFLSYGDAVEYGMENVSWLSRHSLWGRRVVNLFLNITQLGFCCVYFVFLSDNVKQVVETANGTTVNCHNNETAVIVPSYDSRLYMLFFLPFIIVLVFIRNLKYLAPLSFVANISMCGSLVLIYYYCLTNIPYPINLPLAGSGVDYPLFFGTAIFAFEGIGVVLPLENKMQNPRNFTTVLYLGMGIVTTLYITLGTIGYIGFGENIRGSITLNLPLCWLYQVVKLLYSFGIYITYALQFYVSAEILIPPAVARCGPRWALMVDLVIRVALVVLT
- the atox1 gene encoding copper transport protein ATOX1; translation: MTTHEFFVDMTCEGCSGAVTRVLKKLDVKFDIDLPNKKVFIESDKDTDVLLETLKKTGKAVTYIGPK
- the slc36a1 gene encoding proton-coupled amino acid transporter 1 isoform X1, with amino-acid sequence MASDINYQDGPDLSRRDESPAEDEPIHSPGSRRQTEYERIGGRTGSSFFQTLIHLLKGNIGTGLLGLPLAVKNAGLLVGPLSLLAMGIVAVHCMNLLVKCSHHLSAKMGKPFLSYGDAVEYGMENVSWLSRHSLWGRRVVNLFLNITQLGFCCVYFVFLSDNVKQVVETANGTTVNCHNNETAVIVPSYDSRLYMLFFLPFIIVLVFIRNLKYLAPLSFVANISMCGSLVLIYYYCLTNIPYPINLPLAGSGVDYPLFFGTAIFAFEGIGVVLPLENKMQNPRNFTTVLYLGMGIVTTLYITLGTIGYIGFGENIRGSITLNLPLCWLYQVVKLLYSFGIYITYALQFYVSAEILIPPAVARCGPRWALMVDLVIRVALVVLTCALAILIPELDLVISLVGSVSSSALALIIPPLLQILTFHNEDMKLWVMAKDIGISLIGFVGFVAGTYISIQEIVRRNGSRHNSTHLQML